Part of the Janibacter alkaliphilus genome is shown below.
CGACGAGCAGCACCCGCAGGCGCTCGGGCCCGGACTCGGGCAGGGATTCGCTCATCGGGCCGCCCCGACGTGCTCGGGGCGCGCGACCGGCCTGCGCTCCAACGGGATCCGCAGCCGCACCCGGTAGCCGCCGATGGGTCGGGGCCCGATCTCGACGGCGCCCTGGTGCGAGGCGGCCCGCTCGCGCAGCCCGAGGTGCCCCATGCCGGTGCCGCTGCTGCCGTCGCCGCGCGGCCGGCCGTCGTCGGTGATCTCGACCTCGACGTGCTCGGCCTGCACCCGGACCGCGACGCGCGCGTGGCGGGCCGTGCTGTGCCGGGCGACGTTGGTCAGCGCCTCCTGCACGGTGCGGTAGAGGGAGTGCCCGACGGCGGCCGGCACGTCGGCCAGCACGGCGTCGTCCTCGACGACCTCCAGGCTCACCTGCAGACCGAGGCGGCTGCGCTCCTGGGTCAGCGCCCGCAGCTGGTCGAGCCCGGGCGCCGGGGCGTGCCGGTCCTCGCGGCGCTCCACCGAGCGCAGGGTGCCGAGCAGGTCGCGCATCTGGGTGACCGCCTCCCGGCTGGAGACCTCGATCTGGCCCAGCGCCTGGTGCGCCCCGTCCGGGCTGCGGTGCAGCACCCGTCGGGCGGCCGCGGCCTGGACCCCGATCCCGGAGACGTGGTGGGCGACGACGTCGTGCAGCTCGCGGGCGATCCGCAGCCGCTCCTCGACGATCGCCCGCTCGCGCAGCTCGTCGGACTGGGCGGCGATCGTCTCGGCCTGCTGGCGCAGCCGGTCCCGCTGGCGGGCACCGTTCCAGGCGGCCTGCCCACCGACCACGGCCCCGCCGAAGAAGAGGGTGTTGATGGTGGCCATCATCCCGGCGGCGGCGATCGACGGCGGCAGGTGCCAGCCCCGGACGTCGTCCTCGACGATGGTGTCGGTGAGCACGTTGCCGACGGCGAAGCCCCACACCAGCCAGAGGAACATCGTGACGATGATCCCGCCGACGACGAGCAGCATCTCCCGGCGCGAGCGGGCCCAGGCGACCCCGCCGAGGATGACCACGAAGTAGGCCACCTGGGTGGAGAGCAGGCTGGCCATCGGCGGGGTGTAGGTGGTCAGGGCGAAGTAGCCGACGGTGGCGACCAGCGTGACCGTCAGCGGCCAGAGCCGCCGCAGCGCCACCGGGAGCGCGGTGGCGGCGACGAGGGCACGCTGCTGCCACGGCCCGATCTCCACCGTCTCGAGGTTGCCGATCCCGCGCATCATCTCCAGGACGGCGAGGCTGACCACCCCGATGAGCAGGGTGAGGGCGATGTCGCCCCGGCTGACCCCGCGCCCGGGGCGCTCCCAGTCGTCGTCGACGGCGAAGAAGCCGCCGAGCCAGGCCACGGCTCCGCCGAGCCGGGAGGCGGCAGGGCGGGACGCCATGGCTCAGATGGTGACGAGACCGGTGGGGGTGCGCAGGGTGACCGCCAGCAGACCGGGGGTCCCGTGCGGTGCGACGAACTCGAAGGAGATCACCGACGAGGTCTTGCTCGCCGGCAGACCGAGCCACTCGTGCACCCGCTCGGGGTCGCCGGCGACCATGAGCGACTCGATGGCGACGTCGCTGTGGTTGTCCGTGCTGGGGTGGTCGCTGCCGTCCTCCCAGCGGATGAAGAAGGGCAGCTGCGGGTCGGACATGAGGCCCTTGATGCCGATCTGCTGCCAGCGGAACTCGCGCCCGTCGGGCATCCGGCGGCGCCCCTCGACGGACCGACGGGCCAGCCGCTTCTCGATCGGGGCGAGGTCGTCGACGGAGACGACCCAGCCCATCCAGCCG
Proteins encoded:
- a CDS encoding sensor histidine kinase: MASRPAASRLGGAVAWLGGFFAVDDDWERPGRGVSRGDIALTLLIGVVSLAVLEMMRGIGNLETVEIGPWQQRALVAATALPVALRRLWPLTVTLVATVGYFALTTYTPPMASLLSTQVAYFVVILGGVAWARSRREMLLVVGGIIVTMFLWLVWGFAVGNVLTDTIVEDDVRGWHLPPSIAAAGMMATINTLFFGGAVVGGQAAWNGARQRDRLRQQAETIAAQSDELRERAIVEERLRIARELHDVVAHHVSGIGVQAAAARRVLHRSPDGAHQALGQIEVSSREAVTQMRDLLGTLRSVERREDRHAPAPGLDQLRALTQERSRLGLQVSLEVVEDDAVLADVPAAVGHSLYRTVQEALTNVARHSTARHARVAVRVQAEHVEVEITDDGRPRGDGSSGTGMGHLGLRERAASHQGAVEIGPRPIGGYRVRLRIPLERRPVARPEHVGAAR
- a CDS encoding VOC family protein, which codes for MRVDHVSYAAEASGAQATAERLGEKIGVRPVDGGLHPRFGTRNVILPLAEDRYIEVVEVLDHPSADKAPFGQAVRARSETGGGWMGWVVSVDDLAPIEKRLARRSVEGRRRMPDGREFRWQQIGIKGLMSDPQLPFFIRWEDGSDHPSTDNHSDVAIESLMVAGDPERVHEWLGLPASKTSSVISFEFVAPHGTPGLLAVTLRTPTGLVTI